Proteins from one Lacrimispora sphenoides genomic window:
- a CDS encoding DUF512 domain-containing protein, which yields MSKRGHIIKEVDSGSIADQLELEPGDTVLSIDGHELEDIFDYEYYINSESILMTVKKKDGEEWELEIENQYEDLGITFENGLMSEYRSCRNKCIFCFIDQMPPGMRETLYFKDDDSRLSFLQGNYVTLTNMSDHDIDRIIKFKLAPINISVHTTNPALRCEMLHNRFAGQALDKIRRLYEAGIPMNGQIVLCKGVNDGKELERTIEDLSEYLPYMESVSAVPVGMSKYRDGLYPLQPFTTEDAKEIVEIIGRWQKKLYKTHGTHFIHASDELYILAGLPFPEESRYDGYIQLENGVGMLRLLDEEIKAALETMEDDHKSEEISIATGRLAAPYIERHVKLVQEKFPGRIIHVYPITNVFFGEQITVAGLITGQDLIGQLKGQALGRRLLLPECMFRSGEEVFLDDLTRQDVQNALQVQVDIVKSSGQDFVQAVLMPVEENEASYEGYELNNLTGIPS from the coding sequence ATGAGCAAAAGAGGACATATCATAAAAGAAGTTGATTCCGGCTCCATAGCAGATCAGCTGGAACTGGAGCCAGGGGATACGGTCCTGTCCATAGATGGTCATGAACTGGAAGACATTTTTGATTATGAGTATTACATTAACAGCGAGTCCATTCTCATGACCGTGAAAAAGAAAGACGGGGAAGAATGGGAACTGGAAATAGAAAACCAATACGAGGATCTGGGGATTACTTTTGAAAACGGACTCATGAGTGAATACAGATCCTGCCGGAATAAATGCATTTTCTGCTTTATAGACCAGATGCCCCCTGGAATGAGAGAGACCCTGTATTTTAAGGATGACGATTCCAGGCTTTCCTTTTTACAGGGAAACTACGTGACACTGACTAACATGAGCGATCATGACATTGACCGTATCATAAAGTTTAAACTGGCACCGATCAACATTTCCGTTCACACCACCAATCCTGCTTTAAGGTGTGAGATGCTTCACAACCGGTTTGCAGGCCAAGCCCTGGATAAAATCAGGAGGCTGTATGAGGCAGGGATCCCCATGAACGGTCAGATTGTGCTGTGCAAGGGCGTCAATGACGGAAAGGAGCTGGAGAGGACCATAGAGGATTTATCAGAATACCTCCCATATATGGAGAGCGTATCCGCAGTTCCTGTTGGAATGTCAAAATACCGGGATGGCCTTTATCCTTTACAACCCTTTACGACTGAGGATGCAAAAGAGATCGTGGAGATCATCGGACGATGGCAGAAAAAGCTTTATAAAACCCATGGAACCCATTTCATACATGCCAGTGACGAGCTTTATATCCTGGCAGGGCTGCCTTTTCCGGAAGAGAGCCGTTACGACGGATATATTCAGCTGGAAAACGGCGTAGGCATGCTGAGGCTTTTAGATGAGGAGATTAAGGCTGCTCTGGAAACCATGGAAGATGACCATAAGTCTGAAGAGATCTCAATCGCAACAGGCAGGCTTGCTGCCCCTTATATTGAAAGACATGTAAAACTGGTACAGGAAAAATTTCCCGGGCGGATCATTCACGTTTACCCTATTACCAATGTCTTTTTCGGGGAGCAAATCACAGTGGCAGGCCTAATCACCGGCCAGGATTTAATCGGACAGCTTAAGGGACAGGCACTGGGCAGACGGTTGTTGCTTCCGGAATGCATGTTCCGAAGCGGAGAAGAGGTATTTCTTGATGACCTGACCCGTCAGGATGTACAAAATGCTTTACAAGTACAGGTAGATATTGTAAAATCAAGCGGTCAGGATTTTGTACAGGCAGTTCTTATGCCGGTAGAAGAGAATGAAGCTTCTTATGAAGGGTATGAATTAAACAACCTTACGGGCATACCCTCATAA